From one Lycium barbarum isolate Lr01 chromosome 6, ASM1917538v2, whole genome shotgun sequence genomic stretch:
- the LOC132645161 gene encoding E3 ubiquitin-protein ligase ATL31-like: MGSFKKQESSIFCYVLFVFLFSFPLIPKSVVAQPPPTTGNGYQYAKLSPPLAIIIIVLIAALFFMAAFSVYIRHCTQSSTMTGSVRRALSLRRRAAAARGLHASVIETFPILTYAEVKDHQIGKGALECAVCLNEFEDDETLRLIPKCDHVFHPDCIDAWLGSHDTCPVCRADLNPQPGEPPVQVPELNRVEPEIDQQEQNDEVSIHIVNDEEQRQQQEEDGSVRSRGNRVSKQDEPGSAKPGVKRNLSFNIPVRAPRSVSMKPRIFSKFRSHSTGHSLVLPGENLDRYTLRLPDGVRKEVMNRALLNRAKSFGGATGSSRKGYRTGNKRIELSEPEVKSDRWVFTMAPPFFSRGSSMKLPSSEGSTSGSVRTAVKLPSFKCLEPKGDETYLMTSADSARPPV, from the coding sequence ATGGGTAGTTTTAAAAAGCAAGAATCCTCAATATTTTGTTATGTTCTGTTTGTGTTTCTCTTTTCATTTCCTTTAATTCCCAAATCAGTAGTAGCacaaccaccaccaacaacagGCAACGGATATCAATATGCAAAACTCAGTCCCCCTTTAGCAATTATCATAATTGTTTTAATTGCAGCACTTTTTTTCATGGCTGCTTTCTCTGTTTACATCCGACACTGCACACAATCCTCAACCATGACAGGCAGTGTCCGAAGAGCTCTGTCGTTGCGCCGACGCGCTGCTGCCGCGCGTGGACTACACGCGTCGGTTATTGAGACGTTTCCTATTTTAACTTATGCTGAGGTTAAAGATCACCAAATTGGTAAAGGTGCTCTAGAATGTGCTGTTTGTTTGAATGAATTTGAAGATGATGAAACGCTGCGTTTAATACCAAAGTGTGATCATGTTTTTCATCCTGACTGTATTGATGCTTGGTTGGGGTCACATGATACGTGTCCAGTTTGTAGAGCTGATCTTAACCCTCAACCCGGTGAACCGCCGGTTCAAGTTCCCGAATTGAACCGGGTTGAACCGGAGATTGACCAACAAGAGCAAAACGATGAAGTTTCGATACACATAGTAAATGACGAAGAACAAAGACAACAACAAGAGGAAGACGGCTCTGTTAGATCGAGAGGAAACCGAGTTTCCAAGCAAGATGAACCGGGTTCAGCTAAACCGGGAGTTAAAAGAAACTTGAGTTTCAACATCCCGGTTCGTGCACCAAGATCAGTTTCAATGAAGCCAAGGATATTCAGCAAGTTCAGATCACATTCAACCGGTCATTCATTAGTATTACCTGGTGAAAATTTAGACCGGTATACACTAAGATTACCTGATGGGGTTCGTAAAGAAGTAATGAACCGGGCATTATTGAACCGGGCTAAAAGCTTTGGTGGAGCCACCGGAAGTTCAAGAAAAGGGTACAGAACCGGTAATAAAAGGATTGAGTTATCTGAACCGGAAGTTAAATCGGACCGGTGGGTTTTTACTATGGCCCCACCATTCTTTTCTAGAGGTTCATCAATGAAGTTACCAAGCAGTGAAGGGTCCACCTCGGGAAGTGTGAGAACCGCTGTGAAATTGCCGTCGTTTAAATGCCTTGAACCGAAAGGCGATGAAACGTATTTGATGACGTCAGCTGACTCGGCTAGACCGCCGGTTTAG